Proteins encoded within one genomic window of Methanosarcina barkeri str. Wiesmoor:
- a CDS encoding 50S ribosomal protein L30e translates to MKMKINVDKSLIKAVKTGKVIVGANRTMDAAADGSAKMVVLASNCPEEIKTKVQETNVPVLEYEGTSVELGPVCGKPFTIAAMAILDVGESDILAATV, encoded by the coding sequence ATGAAAATGAAGATCAATGTTGATAAATCTCTTATCAAGGCTGTGAAAACAGGAAAAGTAATAGTTGGAGCCAATCGGACCATGGATGCAGCTGCAGATGGCTCTGCAAAAATGGTGGTCCTGGCATCAAACTGCCCCGAAGAAATTAAAACGAAAGTTCAGGAAACAAATGTCCCTGTACTGGAATACGAAGGCACAAGTGTAGAACTCGGGCCTGTATGTGGTAAGCCCTTTACGATTGCGGCCATGGCAATCCTCGATGTAGGAGAATCCGATATCTTGGCTGCTACAGTTTAA
- a CDS encoding NusA-like transcription termination signal-binding factor, producing the protein MGEIRLTAESIQYIALFENMTRAKILDCIPEEERLVYVVKQGDMGLAIGRNGENINRVKKALDKPIELVEYSDEPVTFLKNAFGPVSVSSVNIINKNGKRLAYVEVPNKEKGLAIGRNGKNIEKVKMLARRHHNIEDVILQ; encoded by the coding sequence TTGGGTGAAATAAGACTTACTGCAGAAAGCATCCAGTACATTGCGTTATTTGAAAATATGACAAGAGCTAAAATCCTCGACTGTATTCCTGAAGAGGAAAGGCTCGTATATGTCGTAAAACAGGGTGATATGGGACTTGCTATAGGCAGAAATGGGGAGAATATAAACCGTGTTAAAAAGGCTCTGGACAAACCAATTGAACTTGTGGAATATTCAGATGAACCTGTCACCTTTTTGAAGAACGCCTTCGGACCTGTGTCCGTGAGTTCAGTAAACATTATAAACAAAAATGGCAAGCGATTAGCTTATGTAGAGGTACCCAATAAAGAGAAGGGGCTTGCCATAGGCCGTAATGGTAAAAATATAGAAAAAGTAAAGATGCTTGCCCGTCGTCATCACAATATAGAAGATGTGATCCTGCAGTAA
- a CDS encoding 30S ribosomal protein S12 — MAKGKYAANILKQTRKNARWKDTSYGRRVLGLNVKADPLGGAPQGRGIVLEKVGVEAKQPNSAIRKCVRIQLIKNGRQVTAFCPGDGAVNFIDEHDEVTVERIGGRMGGAMGDIPGVRFRVTAVNNVSLNQMVIGRLEKPRR; from the coding sequence ATGGCTAAAGGAAAATATGCAGCTAATATTCTCAAACAGACCAGGAAAAATGCCCGCTGGAAAGATACATCCTACGGCAGGCGAGTTCTTGGGCTGAACGTGAAAGCCGATCCGCTAGGTGGTGCACCGCAGGGTCGGGGTATTGTGTTAGAAAAGGTAGGAGTTGAAGCAAAGCAGCCAAACTCAGCTATCCGCAAGTGCGTAAGAATTCAGCTCATTAAAAACGGGCGCCAGGTAACTGCTTTTTGTCCAGGGGACGGCGCAGTGAATTTCATTGATGAGCACGATGAAGTGACCGTGGAAAGGATTGGAGGCCGCATGGGTGGTGCTATGGGTGATATTCCGGGTGTACGCTTCAGAGTAACTGCCGTAAACAACGTGTCCCTGAACCAGATGGTCATCGGCAGATTGGAAAAACCCAGGAGATGA
- a CDS encoding 30S ribosomal protein S7, whose translation MIFLKIFGKWDPTEVEVRDLGIKRYVSLTPVIVPHSSGKHARQQFNKSEISIVERLANNLMRTEINTGKKQKTLRAVEEAFDIVSKKTKQNPIQVLVDAIANAGPREEVVRLKYGGISVPKAVDTAPQRRVDTALRYISMGTNNAAFKSKRSVAECLATELIGAANRDTKSFAINRKDAKERVAKAAR comes from the coding sequence ATGATTTTCTTGAAGATATTTGGCAAATGGGATCCGACTGAAGTTGAAGTCCGAGACCTAGGTATTAAGCGCTATGTCAGTCTCACTCCTGTTATTGTTCCTCATAGCAGTGGAAAGCATGCCAGGCAGCAGTTTAACAAATCAGAGATTTCTATCGTAGAACGTCTGGCAAATAACCTGATGAGAACCGAGATTAACACAGGAAAGAAACAGAAGACTCTCCGTGCCGTTGAAGAAGCTTTCGACATCGTGAGCAAGAAAACCAAGCAGAACCCTATCCAGGTGCTTGTGGATGCTATTGCCAACGCGGGTCCCAGGGAAGAAGTAGTAAGGCTGAAATACGGCGGAATCTCCGTGCCAAAAGCAGTAGATACTGCACCACAGAGGCGTGTGGACACAGCTCTGCGCTACATCAGTATGGGAACCAACAATGCAGCTTTCAAATCCAAGCGCTCGGTTGCGGAATGTCTGGCAACTGAATTAATAGGCGCTGCAAATCGTGACACGAAGTCTTTCGCTATTAATAGAAAGGATGCAAAGGAAAGAGTAGCAAAGGCAGCACGCTAA
- a CDS encoding elongation factor EF-2, which yields MGRRKKMVERVTMLMNEPTKIRNIGIVAHIDHGKTTLSDNLLAGAGMISKELAGRQLFMDSDEEEQERGITIDSSNVSMVHNFDNEDYLINLIDTPGHVDFGGDVTRAMRAVDGAVVVVDAVEGTMPQTETVLRQALREHVRPVLFVNKVDRLINELKVDSQEMQIRLGKVIDHVNKLIKNMNPEKYKEGWRVDAAAGTVAFGSALYNWAISVPMMKKTGVSFKDVYDYCKAGDMKSLAEKCPLHEAVLDMVIHFLPDPIEAQKDRVKVIWHGDENSEIGTSMTHANADGDLAFMVTDISVDPHAGEVATGRLFSGSFSRGMEVFTSGTAKKSRVQQVSIFMGPERLEVDKIPAGNIAAVTGLKEAIVGSTVTTLDGMEPFESIRHVSEPVVTVAVEAKHTKDLPKLIEVLRQVAKEDPTLQITLDEETGEHLMAGMGELHLEVIAHRIERDKNVEITTSKPIVVYRETIKKKIEPVEGKSPNRHNRFYIYVEPLDLEIVSAIKSGEIHMNLPELERRQKLIDLGMEKEEAKGIVGIFNSNIFIDMTKGIQYLNETMELILDGFEEVMRAGPLTREPVANVKCVLVDAKLHEDAIHRGPAQVIPASRQAIQAGMLMADDTLLEPYQKVFVQVPQLLMGGATKELQGRRGIILNMSTEGDLAIIEARVPVAEMFGFAGEIRSATEGRAMWSTEFGGFDIVPTSIQNDIVGQIRERKGLKKELPKASDFLSI from the coding sequence ATGGGACGAAGGAAGAAGATGGTCGAGCGCGTAACGATGCTCATGAATGAACCGACAAAAATTAGAAATATCGGGATTGTTGCGCACATTGACCACGGAAAAACTACATTATCGGACAACCTGTTAGCCGGTGCCGGCATGATTTCAAAGGAACTTGCAGGCAGACAGTTATTCATGGATTCCGACGAAGAGGAACAGGAAAGAGGGATCACTATCGATTCCTCTAACGTTTCCATGGTTCACAATTTTGATAATGAAGACTACCTGATTAACCTGATCGATACTCCCGGACACGTTGACTTTGGCGGTGACGTCACTCGTGCCATGAGAGCCGTGGACGGAGCTGTTGTTGTCGTGGATGCAGTCGAAGGTACAATGCCGCAGACCGAGACCGTGTTAAGGCAGGCACTCAGGGAACATGTTAGACCTGTACTTTTCGTTAACAAAGTAGACAGGCTAATCAATGAGCTTAAGGTCGATTCCCAGGAAATGCAGATCCGTCTTGGAAAAGTCATTGACCACGTGAACAAGCTCATCAAGAACATGAACCCTGAAAAATACAAGGAAGGCTGGAGAGTCGATGCTGCAGCTGGAACTGTTGCTTTTGGGTCAGCTCTTTACAACTGGGCAATCAGTGTGCCCATGATGAAGAAAACCGGGGTCTCTTTTAAGGACGTATATGATTACTGTAAAGCCGGAGACATGAAGTCCCTGGCAGAAAAGTGTCCTTTGCACGAAGCTGTTCTTGATATGGTTATTCACTTCCTGCCAGACCCTATTGAAGCCCAGAAGGACAGGGTAAAGGTAATCTGGCATGGAGACGAGAACTCCGAAATCGGAACTTCAATGACCCATGCAAATGCAGACGGAGACCTTGCGTTCATGGTGACTGACATTTCAGTTGACCCACACGCGGGCGAAGTTGCAACAGGAAGGCTGTTCAGCGGTTCTTTTAGCCGTGGTATGGAGGTCTTTACTTCAGGGACTGCAAAGAAAAGCAGAGTCCAGCAGGTCAGTATCTTCATGGGTCCGGAAAGGCTTGAAGTGGACAAGATTCCTGCAGGAAACATTGCTGCAGTTACCGGTTTAAAAGAAGCAATCGTTGGGTCCACAGTTACAACCCTTGATGGAATGGAGCCTTTCGAAAGCATTAGGCACGTGAGCGAACCTGTGGTGACTGTGGCTGTGGAAGCAAAGCATACCAAAGATCTGCCCAAATTGATCGAAGTGCTCAGACAGGTTGCAAAGGAAGACCCGACTCTTCAGATAACTCTTGATGAGGAAACCGGGGAACACCTTATGGCAGGTATGGGAGAACTTCACCTTGAGGTTATTGCCCACAGGATCGAAAGAGACAAGAATGTGGAAATTACCACAAGCAAGCCAATTGTCGTTTATAGGGAAACCATTAAGAAGAAGATCGAACCTGTAGAAGGAAAGTCTCCAAACAGGCATAACAGGTTCTATATCTATGTGGAACCCCTTGATCTTGAGATTGTCAGTGCTATCAAGTCCGGTGAGATCCATATGAATCTGCCCGAGCTTGAGCGCAGGCAGAAGCTCATTGATCTCGGAATGGAAAAAGAAGAAGCAAAAGGTATTGTCGGGATCTTCAATTCCAATATCTTTATTGATATGACCAAAGGTATCCAGTACCTGAATGAGACAATGGAACTCATACTTGATGGGTTTGAGGAAGTCATGCGTGCAGGCCCGCTCACAAGGGAGCCTGTAGCAAACGTGAAATGCGTGCTTGTAGATGCAAAGCTTCACGAAGACGCAATTCACAGAGGTCCGGCTCAGGTTATTCCAGCTTCAAGGCAGGCAATTCAGGCAGGCATGCTTATGGCAGATGACACTCTGCTCGAACCTTATCAGAAGGTTTTTGTTCAGGTGCCCCAGCTTTTAATGGGTGGTGCAACAAAGGAACTGCAGGGCCGCCGTGGAATTATTCTTAACATGAGTACGGAAGGAGACCTGGCAATTATCGAGGCCAGAGTGCCTGTAGCTGAGATGTTCGGATTTGCAGGTGAGATCAGGTCTGCAACTGAAGGACGTGCTATGTGGAGCACTGAATTCGGAGGCTTTGATATTGTGCCTACCAGTATTCAGAACGACATTGTAGGCCAGATTAGAGAAAGGAAGGGCTTGAAGAAAGAATTGCCCAAGGCTTCTGACTTCCTTTCAATATAA
- the tuf gene encoding translation elongation factor EF-1 subunit alpha, with amino-acid sequence MAADKPHMNLAVIGHIDHGKSTFVGRLMYDAGAVPAHVIEKYKEEAKQKGKESFAFAWVMDSLKEERERGITIDIAHKRFDTDKYYFTVVDCPGHRDFVKNMITGASQADAAVLVVAAPDGVMAQTKEHIFLSRTLGINQLIVAINKMDAVEYSEKRYKEVVEQVSGILKMIGFKPGDIPFVPTSAFYGDNVVNHSEKTPWYKGVTMMEALNNLKVPEKPSTLPLRIPVEDAYTISGIGTVPVGRVETGTMKKGDKVVFMPGGAAGEVKSIEMHHEEIPQALPGDNIGWNVRGIGKADVRRGDVCGHTDNPPKVADTFVGQIVVLQHPSAITAGYTPVFHAHTSQIACQLIELNKKLDPKSGQVKEENPTFLKAGDAAIVTIKPTKPMVIEPVKEIPQLGRFAIRDMGMTIAAGMCMSVKQK; translated from the coding sequence ATGGCAGCTGATAAACCGCACATGAACTTAGCAGTGATTGGTCACATTGACCACGGAAAATCAACATTTGTAGGACGCTTAATGTACGATGCAGGAGCTGTACCTGCACACGTTATCGAGAAGTATAAGGAAGAAGCAAAGCAGAAGGGCAAGGAATCCTTCGCCTTCGCATGGGTTATGGACTCTCTTAAGGAAGAGCGTGAAAGAGGTATCACAATTGACATCGCTCACAAGAGATTCGACACAGACAAGTACTATTTCACAGTAGTAGACTGTCCAGGCCACCGTGACTTCGTAAAGAACATGATCACAGGTGCTTCCCAGGCTGACGCTGCTGTCCTTGTTGTTGCAGCTCCTGATGGTGTAATGGCCCAGACCAAGGAACACATTTTCCTTTCCAGAACCCTTGGCATCAACCAGCTTATTGTTGCAATCAACAAGATGGATGCAGTTGAATACAGCGAGAAGAGATACAAGGAAGTTGTCGAGCAGGTCTCTGGTATCCTTAAGATGATCGGGTTCAAGCCAGGCGACATTCCATTTGTCCCAACCTCTGCATTCTACGGTGACAATGTTGTGAACCACAGTGAGAAGACCCCATGGTACAAGGGAGTGACTATGATGGAAGCTCTTAACAACCTCAAAGTACCAGAAAAACCATCCACCCTTCCTCTCAGGATCCCTGTGGAAGATGCATACACAATTTCCGGTATTGGAACCGTGCCTGTAGGCAGAGTCGAAACCGGTACCATGAAGAAGGGCGACAAGGTAGTCTTCATGCCAGGCGGAGCAGCCGGTGAAGTAAAATCCATTGAGATGCACCATGAAGAAATTCCACAGGCTCTTCCAGGAGACAACATTGGCTGGAACGTTCGTGGTATCGGCAAGGCTGATGTCCGCAGAGGAGACGTTTGTGGCCATACTGACAACCCACCAAAAGTAGCTGATACGTTTGTAGGACAGATTGTCGTTCTGCAGCACCCCTCAGCAATCACTGCCGGATACACTCCTGTCTTCCACGCCCACACTTCCCAGATCGCATGCCAGCTGATCGAGCTTAACAAGAAGCTGGACCCGAAGAGCGGGCAGGTAAAGGAAGAAAACCCGACCTTCCTTAAGGCCGGAGATGCAGCAATCGTTACCATCAAACCAACAAAGCCGATGGTTATCGAGCCAGTAAAAGAAATTCCACAGCTCGGCAGGTTTGCTATCCGTGATATGGGTATGACCATTGCCGCCGGCATGTGTATGAGTGTTAAACAGAAGTAA
- the rpsJ gene encoding 30S ribosomal protein S10, translating into MQKARIRLSGISPKDLDGVCNQVKSIAERTGVNISGPVPLPTKKLVVPTRKSPSGDGTATWDHWEMRVHKRLIDIAADERALRQLMRIQVPKDINIEIVLEG; encoded by the coding sequence ATGCAGAAAGCTAGAATTAGATTGTCAGGCATCAGTCCCAAAGATCTGGATGGAGTCTGCAATCAAGTAAAATCTATTGCGGAAAGAACAGGAGTTAACATTTCAGGGCCTGTTCCGCTTCCTACAAAGAAGCTTGTAGTTCCCACAAGAAAAAGCCCGAGCGGAGACGGAACTGCAACCTGGGACCACTGGGAGATGCGTGTACACAAGCGTCTCATCGATATCGCAGCAGATGAAAGGGCACTTCGCCAGCTTATGAGAATTCAGGTTCCTAAAGATATCAATATTGAAATCGTACTCGAAGGATAA
- a CDS encoding C39 family peptidase — MLRYGLADIFLNGIFFLLIFPLFYLFSLIPLFLYLGPTFHYVEYTLTDNKSKTKEKVIVDLPFSTIVDFNKSNGSIPADEEYFFKYYFNNTYLQQQEEMRKQNANTQWNILEKEMANSSNYSLSSTSIPWTLRLIIDVPGYIWRNGCSPTAAGMVLGYWDVHGYPNFPGETTLIDELVNAMGTSYKWPFGDGATWPWRVNDGILSVCRNHHYNNFQASEDVTVSWAEIKNEVYADRPFVLSMLNGGTGNGHNKAYNHHSVTCMGCLDGDQDYVYIKDTWDRDIHFLAYRDWTAVMAVWVRP, encoded by the coding sequence TTGCTTAGATATGGGCTTGCAGATATTTTCCTTAATGGCATCTTTTTTTTACTCATTTTTCCTTTATTTTACCTTTTTTCCCTTATTCCTCTTTTTCTTTATTTAGGACCAACATTTCACTACGTAGAGTATACCCTAACCGATAATAAAAGTAAAACAAAAGAAAAAGTAATAGTGGATTTGCCATTTTCAACTATAGTAGACTTTAATAAATCAAATGGAAGTATCCCTGCAGATGAAGAATACTTTTTTAAATACTATTTTAACAACACATATTTACAACAACAGGAAGAAATGAGAAAACAAAATGCAAATACACAATGGAATATCTTAGAAAAAGAAATGGCCAACTCCTCAAATTATTCTTTATCTTCCACCAGTATACCATGGACGCTTAGATTAATCATTGATGTGCCAGGTTATATCTGGCGCAATGGTTGCTCTCCAACTGCGGCTGGAATGGTACTAGGATATTGGGACGTCCATGGATATCCTAACTTTCCAGGTGAAACTACACTAATAGACGAATTAGTGAATGCAATGGGTACATCATATAAATGGCCATTTGGAGATGGAGCAACTTGGCCGTGGCGTGTTAATGATGGTATATTATCTGTTTGTAGAAATCATCATTATAATAACTTTCAGGCAAGTGAGGATGTTACAGTTTCATGGGCTGAGATAAAAAACGAGGTGTATGCAGATAGACCTTTCGTACTTAGCATGCTTAACGGTGGAACAGGTAATGGTCATAATAAAGCCTATAATCATCATAGTGTTACTTGCATGGGATGTCTTGATGGAGATCAAGATTACGTTTATATAAAGGATACATGGGATAGAGATATTCACTTCTTGGCCTATCGTGACTGGACCGCAGTTATGGCAGTATGGGTGAGACCTTAA
- a CDS encoding UPF0228 family protein: MNKISKAVVVFIVFLTLLILMMQSQEVKVAGLLIQFENETTEPEAKAILENYNIPVNYTINYNSNISRGMYYIKVDEDKINELRKDENWTSVVELKKGNYNITMLSEEFVPDENFLTMLEKNNLHLKKAVVCYIQLGDGSTDWVVGENCILERDAIRIENELETNEKVLIVGLDDIEG, translated from the coding sequence ATGAATAAAATTAGCAAAGCAGTAGTTGTTTTTATTGTTTTTCTGACTCTCTTAATACTGATGATGCAATCTCAAGAAGTTAAAGTAGCTGGTTTACTTATTCAATTTGAAAATGAAACTACTGAGCCGGAAGCTAAAGCCATTCTTGAAAATTACAACATACCTGTGAATTATACCATAAACTACAATTCTAATATTAGTCGAGGAATGTACTACATAAAAGTAGATGAAGATAAAATAAATGAATTGAGAAAAGATGAAAACTGGACTTCTGTAGTTGAACTCAAAAAAGGAAATTATAACATAACTATGTTATCTGAAGAATTTGTTCCAGATGAAAATTTTCTTACAATGCTGGAAAAAAATAACCTTCATTTGAAAAAGGCTGTTGTGTGTTATATCCAGCTTGGAGATGGATCAACGGACTGGGTTGTTGGAGAGAATTGTATTCTGGAGAGGGATGCAATCAGGATAGAAAATGAACTCGAAACAAATGAGAAAGTTTTGATTGTAGGCCTGGATGATATTGAAGGGTAA
- a CDS encoding DUF4139 domain-containing protein, whose product MSPNPESIAQANMSGSEKNPAGSNSVISVEIPAAAPSGILASGNVEAGGIEAGETETEKDLELTIYEQGIALVKERREINLENGVTQVKYTDIASRIDPGSVIIKDPENKDTVLLEQNYEYDLLSSSNLLEKYLGREVNVTDRNGETYTGILLSHTGNSVVLETEAKKVVVLEAFSKIELVDSSGLSIKPALIWQIYSPVSGTRKLMISYLTSGISWKAAYVLMSNAENTEADLRGWVNIDNRAGMTFENAVLKLVSGQINRVSQPATLRTEEKAVAGEAASQTPFSEEALFEYHLYTLENPATLKNNQAKQISLMSADSVPIEKKLIYDSSRNEKVLAYLTLKNSNESGLGMPLPAGVIRVYSADSSRGLQFLGEDRIKHTPEAGELRVAVGSAFDLTAKRNESNYQRISDKVERVTYQIELNNSKSEAQEVTVVEHLFGQWEILESSDKYEKIDASTIEFRVMVPAKGTKLVSYTVERRF is encoded by the coding sequence ATGTCTCCAAATCCGGAAAGCATTGCTCAGGCAAATATGTCCGGCAGCGAAAAGAATCCAGCCGGATCAAATTCAGTAATTTCCGTGGAGATTCCAGCTGCAGCCCCATCGGGGATTCTGGCTTCTGGAAATGTTGAAGCTGGAGGCATTGAAGCTGGAGAGACTGAAACCGAAAAGGATCTTGAGTTAACTATTTATGAACAGGGAATTGCTCTTGTAAAAGAAAGGCGAGAAATCAACCTTGAGAATGGGGTCACTCAAGTTAAATACACGGATATTGCTTCCAGAATCGATCCCGGCTCTGTTATAATCAAAGATCCTGAAAATAAGGACACTGTTTTACTTGAGCAAAACTACGAATACGATCTTTTAAGCAGTTCGAACCTGCTTGAGAAATACCTTGGCAGAGAAGTTAATGTAACTGACAGAAACGGCGAAACGTACACCGGTATACTGTTGAGCCATACAGGAAATAGCGTTGTCCTTGAGACTGAAGCAAAAAAAGTTGTGGTACTTGAGGCTTTTTCAAAAATCGAGCTTGTAGATTCATCAGGGCTTTCGATAAAGCCTGCACTGATCTGGCAGATTTATTCTCCTGTATCTGGAACCCGTAAACTTATGATTTCCTACCTGACGAGCGGTATAAGCTGGAAAGCAGCTTATGTCCTGATGAGTAATGCGGAGAATACCGAAGCTGACCTTCGAGGATGGGTTAATATTGACAATAGAGCAGGAATGACCTTTGAAAACGCAGTATTGAAACTCGTTTCAGGTCAGATAAACCGTGTTTCTCAGCCCGCGACTCTGCGTACTGAAGAAAAAGCCGTGGCTGGTGAAGCGGCATCGCAGACGCCCTTTTCCGAAGAAGCTCTTTTTGAATATCATCTTTATACCCTCGAAAACCCGGCAACTCTGAAAAATAACCAGGCAAAGCAGATTTCTTTGATGTCTGCCGATTCCGTGCCTATCGAAAAGAAGCTAATCTACGACAGTTCTCGAAACGAGAAAGTCCTGGCTTACCTTACCCTTAAAAACTCAAACGAAAGCGGGCTTGGGATGCCTTTACCAGCAGGAGTCATAAGAGTTTACAGTGCTGATTCTTCAAGAGGGCTTCAGTTCCTTGGGGAAGACCGGATAAAACATACTCCAGAAGCCGGAGAACTAAGAGTAGCTGTCGGCTCGGCTTTTGATCTTACTGCCAAGCGAAACGAATCCAATTACCAGCGCATAAGTGATAAGGTGGAGAGAGTCACCTATCAGATCGAACTTAATAATAGTAAGTCTGAGGCTCAGGAGGTCACTGTTGTGGAACACCTGTTCGGACAATGGGAGATTCTTGAGAGTTCGGATAAGTACGAAAAAATTGATGCTTCTACGATTGAGTTCAGGGTAATGGTGCCTGCAAAAGGCACGAAGCTTGTTTCTTACACTGTAGAACGCCGTTTTTGA
- a CDS encoding class I SAM-dependent methyltransferase: MNEILEMKDKILEYWDYRSSDYHTEYAKCMDEEMEIWKSVFSEILLTDKKIRAVEVGTGPGLLAISLAAMGHDVTGVDLSENMLEKAAENAKEKGVDVSLVQGDAEKIPLNDGEYDFVLSKYLLWTLPQPDKFMSECCRLLKDGGLMMIVDGLWFQNPDGTEKKSSRYEKFNELYSGVKPNLPLAKNNTPERITALAQSHGFEAVSWRFLKDYDAFLERNDPSGHEAGYIQPPHMVLAKKRSQT; this comes from the coding sequence ATGAATGAAATATTAGAAATGAAAGACAAAATTTTAGAATACTGGGACTACAGGAGTTCTGATTATCACACAGAATATGCTAAATGTATGGATGAAGAAATGGAGATATGGAAATCTGTTTTTTCTGAAATTCTGCTAACGGATAAAAAAATCCGTGCAGTAGAAGTTGGAACGGGTCCTGGGCTTCTTGCAATATCTCTTGCCGCAATGGGACATGATGTAACCGGTGTTGATTTGTCAGAAAATATGCTTGAAAAAGCAGCGGAAAATGCCAAAGAAAAAGGTGTAGATGTTTCGTTAGTACAGGGAGATGCAGAAAAAATTCCTCTAAATGACGGAGAGTACGATTTCGTTTTGAGCAAGTATCTTCTCTGGACTCTGCCTCAACCGGATAAGTTTATGAGTGAGTGTTGCCGGCTTTTAAAAGACGGTGGCCTTATGATGATAGTTGATGGTTTGTGGTTCCAGAACCCTGATGGAACAGAGAAGAAAAGCAGTCGTTATGAAAAGTTTAATGAATTGTATTCTGGTGTTAAGCCGAATCTGCCCCTTGCGAAAAACAATACACCTGAGAGGATAACTGCCCTTGCACAATCTCATGGGTTTGAGGCCGTTTCATGGAGATTTTTGAAAGATTATGATGCGTTTTTGGAACGAAATGATCCGTCTGGTCATGAAGCAGGTTATATCCAGCCTCCACATATGGTTCTTGCAAAGAAAAGAAGCCAGACTTGA